A single region of the Stenotrophomonas sp. Marseille-Q4652 genome encodes:
- a CDS encoding NAD(P)/FAD-dependent oxidoreductase yields MSRTSVPRLVIVGGGFAGLWATRALARAPLRITLVDRRNHHLFQPLLYQVATAGLSAPDIAAPLRHILGRQRNVEVRLGEVVAIDRGQRQVQLADGTRLDYDLLLVASGATHAYFGNDQWAAHAPGLKTLDDALALRRKLLLAFERAEAEPDPVRRAAWLSFAVVGGGPTGVELAGTLAEIARHTLRNEFRHIDPASATVRLVEAGPRVLSTFPEMLSAKARRQLEKLGVEVVTGTAVTDIGEEGFRLGERFIPARTVVWAAGVAASPLARSLDVLLDRAGRVPVLPDLTVEGHPEIFVAGDLATLRQENGQPVPGVAPAAKQMGRYVANVTLARLQSQPAPPPFRYRDFGNLATIGRMAAVVHLGRLKLSGTLAWWFWLAAHVFFLIGFRNRLVVLLNWAWAYWSYQRAARIIFGDAGTATRDPEPPAEG; encoded by the coding sequence ATGTCCCGAACTTCCGTTCCCCGGCTGGTGATCGTTGGTGGCGGCTTCGCCGGGTTGTGGGCCACCCGTGCGCTGGCTCGCGCGCCGCTGCGCATCACCCTGGTCGACCGTCGCAACCATCACCTGTTCCAGCCACTGCTGTACCAAGTCGCCACGGCCGGCCTGTCGGCACCGGACATTGCCGCGCCGCTGCGTCACATCCTCGGCCGGCAGCGCAACGTCGAGGTGCGCCTTGGCGAGGTCGTCGCCATCGACCGCGGGCAACGCCAGGTGCAGCTGGCCGATGGCACGCGTCTGGACTACGACCTGCTGCTGGTGGCCAGTGGTGCGACCCACGCCTACTTCGGCAACGACCAGTGGGCCGCGCACGCGCCGGGCCTGAAGACACTGGACGATGCGCTGGCGCTGCGCCGCAAGCTGCTGCTGGCCTTCGAGCGCGCCGAGGCAGAACCCGATCCAGTCCGCAGGGCGGCGTGGTTGAGTTTCGCCGTGGTCGGCGGGGGCCCGACCGGGGTCGAGTTGGCCGGCACCCTGGCCGAGATCGCACGCCATACCCTGCGCAACGAGTTCCGCCACATCGACCCGGCCTCGGCCACAGTGCGGCTGGTGGAGGCCGGCCCACGCGTGCTGTCCACCTTCCCCGAGATGCTCTCGGCCAAGGCGCGCCGGCAACTGGAAAAGCTGGGCGTGGAAGTGGTCACCGGTACCGCAGTGACGGATATCGGCGAGGAGGGCTTCCGGCTCGGCGAACGCTTCATCCCGGCGCGTACCGTGGTGTGGGCGGCCGGCGTGGCTGCATCACCCCTGGCACGCTCGCTGGATGTCCTACTGGACCGCGCCGGGCGCGTGCCGGTGCTGCCCGACCTCACCGTCGAGGGCCATCCGGAAATCTTCGTCGCCGGTGACCTGGCCACGTTGCGCCAGGAAAACGGCCAGCCGGTGCCAGGCGTTGCGCCGGCCGCCAAGCAGATGGGGCGCTACGTGGCCAACGTGACCCTGGCACGCTTGCAGTCGCAGCCGGCACCGCCCCCGTTCCGCTACCGCGACTTCGGCAACCTGGCCACCATCGGCCGCATGGCCGCGGTCGTGCACCTGGGCAGGCTCAAGCTCTCCGGCACGCTGGCGTGGTGGTTCTGGCTGGCGGCGCACGTGTTCTTCCTGATCGGTTTCCGCAACCGTCTGGTCGTGCTGCTCAACTGGGCGTGGGCGTACTGGAGCTACCAACGCGCGGCCCGCATCATTTTTGGCGATGCCGGCACCGCGACACGCGATCCGGAGCCGCCGGCGGAAGGATGA
- the sppA gene encoding signal peptide peptidase SppA, with protein MNYPQRRNPIAAFFVGLWDVMNFTRRLILNLLFFGLLFFVLLVIVVAATRGSGVKPLQDRTTLVIAPEGRLVEQYSADPVSRAVGKAMGDTGADEIQLRDLLRALEAAQKDKKIERVLLQLDKLQPSGFASMREVAAALQTLRGSGKQVVAFSESMSQWQYLLAAQADEVYLDPMGSVLLEGLGRYRQYFRTGLQEKLGVDVNLFKVGEYKSAAEPYVLDAASPDAKEADLYWMNDVWQRYLADIAAARKLDPAELAAGIETMPEGIAAAGGDLARFALQQKLVDGLKTREEVEKLLAERGVADSDADEGFRNINLDAYLTQVDSRKSPLDKRPQVAVVVAEGEIAGGDLPAGRIGGVSTSALLRHAREDDDVKAVVLRVDSPGGEVFASEQIRREVVALKQAGKPVVVSMGDLAASGGYWISMDADRIYADESTVTGSIGIFAMVPNFSRALDKIGVHTDGVGTTRFAGAFDMTRPLDPAVGQVIQSVIDKGYADFTGKVAKARDRSVESVDEVARGRVWSGAQARDRGLVDEFGGLQDAVADAAERASLGEPGKYRVRYIEKAASPFAQFMAGFAGSRIGSWALADSAVARMMLARTLPEMDTQLRFVEQAVKDRNGAPVRSLAYCFCGF; from the coding sequence ATGAATTACCCGCAACGTCGCAACCCGATCGCCGCGTTCTTCGTCGGCCTGTGGGACGTGATGAACTTCACCCGGCGGCTGATCCTCAACCTGCTGTTCTTCGGCCTGCTGTTCTTCGTGCTGCTGGTGATAGTCGTGGCCGCCACCCGTGGCAGCGGGGTCAAGCCGCTGCAGGACCGCACCACCCTGGTGATCGCGCCCGAAGGCCGGCTGGTGGAGCAGTACAGTGCCGACCCGGTGAGCCGCGCGGTGGGCAAGGCGATGGGCGACACCGGCGCCGACGAGATCCAGCTGCGCGACCTGCTGCGCGCGCTGGAGGCGGCGCAGAAGGACAAGAAGATCGAGCGCGTGCTGCTGCAGCTGGACAAACTGCAGCCGTCGGGTTTTGCCTCGATGCGCGAGGTCGCCGCCGCGTTGCAGACCCTGCGTGGGTCCGGCAAGCAGGTCGTGGCCTTCAGCGAGAGCATGAGCCAGTGGCAGTACCTGCTGGCCGCGCAGGCCGACGAGGTCTACCTCGACCCGATGGGCAGCGTGCTGCTGGAGGGCCTGGGCCGCTACCGCCAGTACTTCCGCACCGGTCTGCAGGAAAAGCTGGGCGTCGACGTGAACCTGTTCAAGGTCGGCGAATACAAATCCGCCGCCGAACCCTACGTGCTGGATGCTGCCTCGCCCGATGCCAAGGAAGCGGACCTGTACTGGATGAATGATGTCTGGCAGCGCTACCTGGCCGACATCGCCGCCGCACGCAAGCTGGACCCGGCCGAACTGGCTGCGGGCATCGAAACCATGCCCGAAGGCATCGCCGCCGCCGGGGGCGACCTGGCCCGCTTTGCCCTGCAGCAGAAGCTGGTCGATGGCCTCAAGACCCGCGAGGAAGTGGAGAAGCTGCTGGCCGAGCGTGGCGTGGCCGACAGCGATGCCGATGAAGGCTTCCGCAACATCAACCTTGATGCCTACCTGACCCAGGTCGACAGCCGCAAGTCGCCGCTGGACAAGCGTCCGCAGGTGGCAGTGGTGGTGGCCGAGGGCGAGATCGCCGGCGGCGACCTGCCGGCCGGCCGCATCGGTGGGGTCTCGACCTCGGCGCTGCTGCGCCACGCCCGCGAGGATGACGACGTCAAGGCCGTGGTGCTGCGCGTGGATTCGCCCGGTGGCGAGGTGTTCGCCTCCGAGCAGATCCGCCGCGAGGTGGTCGCGCTGAAGCAGGCCGGCAAGCCGGTGGTGGTGTCCATGGGTGACCTGGCCGCGTCCGGTGGCTACTGGATCAGCATGGACGCCGACCGCATCTACGCCGACGAATCCACCGTCACCGGCTCGATCGGCATCTTCGCCATGGTTCCCAACTTCAGCCGCGCCCTGGACAAGATCGGCGTGCATACCGATGGCGTGGGTACCACCCGCTTCGCCGGTGCGTTCGACATGACCCGTCCGCTGGACCCGGCTGTGGGCCAGGTCATCCAGTCGGTGATCGACAAGGGCTATGCCGACTTCACCGGCAAGGTCGCCAAGGCGCGCGACCGCAGCGTCGAATCGGTGGACGAAGTAGCCCGTGGCCGCGTGTGGAGCGGTGCGCAGGCCCGCGATCGCGGCCTGGTCGACGAGTTCGGTGGCCTGCAGGACGCGGTGGCCGATGCCGCCGAGCGCGCCAGCCTGGGCGAGCCGGGCAAGTACCGCGTGCGTTACATCGAGAAGGCGGCCAGCCCGTTCGCGCAGTTCATGGCTGGCTTTGCCGGCAGCCGCATCGGCAGCTGGGCGCTGGCCGACTCGGCCGTGGCGCGCATGATGCTGGCGCGCACCCTGCCGGAGATGGACACCCAGTTGCGTTTCGTCGAGCAGGCGGTCAAGGACCGCAATGGCGCACCCGTGCGGTCGCTGGCCTACTGTTTCTGCGGGTTCTGA
- a CDS encoding NYN domain-containing protein, whose protein sequence is MSESDKRIALLIDADNAPAAKVDEILAEVARHGVANVRRAYGNWKSPHLKSWEAVLHEYAIRPIQQFAYSKGKNASDMAMVIDAMDLLYARNLDGFAIVSSDADFTPLVMRLLTDGVKVYGFGEQKTPLPFVNACSKFTYLEALGQDGSDDEHAVAESENTESARQGSGNGHGNEQAVPPASEPPQRPIQPRTGNELRSDARLLNLLRGAMDAAADEQGWASLSAVGNQIANRASFDSRNYGYRKLSDLIAATELFELKKEGKATSMRALPKKKPATRARARKARPAG, encoded by the coding sequence GTGAGCGAATCCGACAAGCGCATCGCCCTGCTGATCGATGCCGACAACGCACCGGCCGCCAAGGTCGACGAGATCCTCGCCGAAGTGGCGCGGCATGGCGTGGCCAACGTGCGCCGCGCCTACGGCAACTGGAAGAGCCCCCACCTGAAGAGCTGGGAAGCGGTGCTGCACGAGTACGCGATACGTCCGATCCAGCAGTTCGCCTATTCCAAGGGCAAGAACGCCTCGGACATGGCGATGGTGATCGACGCGATGGACCTGCTGTACGCGCGCAACCTCGACGGTTTTGCGATCGTCTCCAGCGATGCCGACTTCACCCCGCTGGTGATGCGGCTGCTGACCGACGGGGTCAAGGTGTATGGCTTTGGCGAGCAGAAGACGCCGCTGCCGTTCGTCAACGCGTGCTCGAAATTCACCTACCTCGAGGCGCTGGGCCAGGACGGGAGCGACGACGAACACGCGGTGGCGGAATCCGAAAACACAGAGTCCGCTCGCCAGGGATCGGGCAACGGCCATGGCAACGAGCAGGCCGTGCCGCCCGCGAGCGAACCCCCGCAGCGACCGATCCAGCCGCGCACCGGCAACGAGCTGCGCAGCGATGCGCGCCTGCTCAATCTGCTGCGCGGGGCGATGGATGCGGCGGCCGACGAGCAGGGCTGGGCCTCGCTGAGCGCGGTCGGCAACCAGATCGCCAACCGGGCTTCGTTCGACTCGCGCAATTACGGCTACCGCAAGCTCAGTGACCTGATCGCGGCGACCGAGCTGTTCGAGCTGAAGAAGGAAGGCAAGGCCACCAGCATGCGCGCGCTGCCGAAGAAGAAGCCGGCCACGCGGGCGCGTGCGCGCAAGGCCAGGCCGGCCGGTTGA
- the rpoH gene encoding RNA polymerase sigma factor RpoH, with amino-acid sequence MSQNTSTALVANNLPIPSALGSLDAYIGAVHQIPVLSVDDEQALARRYRDHQDLDAARELVHSHLRFVVHVARGYNGYGLALGDLIQEGNIGLMKAVKRFDPDMGVRLVSFAVHWIRAEMHEFILKNWRIVKVATTKAQRKLFFNLRKSKTRLGWMNAAEVSAVAKDLNVSEREVMEMESRLSGRDIGFDAPSDEDDDHAPPSPAAYLVAHDEDPSQAYERLDNEDNQLQLLREGLAELDQRSRDIISRRWLDPDSKVTLQELADEYGVSAERIRQVEANALKKMKALFTA; translated from the coding sequence ATGAGCCAGAACACCTCTACTGCCCTTGTGGCAAACAATCTTCCGATCCCCAGCGCGCTTGGCTCGCTGGACGCCTACATCGGTGCCGTGCACCAGATCCCGGTGCTGTCGGTCGATGACGAACAGGCGCTGGCCCGCCGCTACCGCGACCACCAGGACCTGGACGCCGCCCGCGAGCTGGTGCATTCGCACCTGCGCTTCGTGGTGCACGTGGCCCGCGGCTACAACGGCTATGGCCTGGCCCTGGGTGACCTGATCCAGGAAGGCAACATCGGCCTGATGAAGGCGGTCAAGCGCTTCGACCCGGACATGGGCGTACGCCTGGTGTCCTTTGCCGTGCACTGGATCCGTGCCGAAATGCACGAGTTCATCCTTAAGAACTGGCGCATCGTCAAGGTCGCTACGACCAAGGCGCAGCGCAAGCTGTTCTTCAACCTGCGCAAGTCCAAGACCCGCCTGGGCTGGATGAATGCCGCCGAGGTCAGCGCGGTCGCCAAGGACCTCAACGTGTCCGAGCGCGAAGTGATGGAGATGGAATCGCGCCTGTCCGGTCGTGACATTGGTTTCGATGCGCCTTCGGACGAGGACGATGACCACGCGCCGCCGTCGCCGGCCGCCTACCTGGTCGCCCACGACGAGGATCCGTCGCAGGCCTATGAGCGCCTGGACAACGAGGACAACCAGCTGCAACTGCTGCGCGAGGGCCTGGCCGAACTGGACCAGCGTTCGCGCGACATCATCAGCCGCCGCTGGCTGGACCCGGACAGCAAGGTCACGCTGCAGGAGCTGGCCGACGAGTACGGCGTGTCGGCCGAGCGCATCCGCCAGGTCGAGGCCAATGCGCTGAAGAAGATGAAGGCGCTGTTCACCGCCTGA
- a CDS encoding primosomal protein N': protein MPDPRPTLRVALPVPLPQLFDYLPPEGPRAQESDIGRRVRVPFGPRELVGVVAGIGQAEADAPLRPALDWADPTPLLVGELSASLRWLARYTHAPLGEVVATALPAPLRRGEPLADTQRWGWQLTGQGLAQLPRLRSGTRPQRLASLLADGALDEDRLDTVMEDWRSAARALEKNGRAERVPLAAATPPPAPPSPLQPNDQQQAAIDAIAAASGFQPFLLDGVTGSGKTEVYLQAIAACVARGRQALVLVPEIGLTPQTLARFRNRLGVPVHALHSGLGDGERARVWAAAWRGEAQVIVGTRSAVFTPLPRAGLIVVDEEHDGSYKQQDGIRYHARDFALVRGKALDVPVILGSATPSLETLHNARAGRYRHLRLKQRAGEARPPAVRVIDVRKRPLRDGLSPEVLAGITQHLQAGSQVLVFKNRRGYAPALLCHDCGWTAPCKRCDASMTVHGAGRRLQCHHCGARQPVPLACPDCASLALQPQGIGTERLEERLLAEFPDVPVLRIDRSTTARRDALEQTLATLGDQSGILVGTQILAKGHDLPRLTLVVVVGIDEGLFSADFRASEKLAQQLIQVAGRAGRAERPGEVWLQTHHPGNALLATLINGGYHAFADAELAQREAAGFPPFSHLALLRAEAKQVEVANAFLAAVRAHLPADPAIEAHGPMPAPMPRRAGFQRTQLLLSAAQRPPLHQVLDPLVPAIHALPEARRVRWSLDVDPVDLY, encoded by the coding sequence ATGCCCGACCCCCGCCCGACCCTGCGCGTCGCCCTGCCGGTTCCGCTGCCGCAGTTGTTTGACTACCTGCCCCCCGAGGGCCCCCGTGCACAGGAATCGGACATCGGTCGCCGGGTCCGGGTGCCGTTCGGGCCGCGCGAGCTGGTCGGGGTGGTGGCCGGAATCGGCCAGGCGGAAGCGGACGCCCCGCTGCGCCCGGCACTGGATTGGGCCGACCCGACGCCGCTGCTGGTCGGCGAGCTGTCCGCCTCGCTGCGCTGGCTGGCCCGCTACACCCATGCGCCGCTGGGCGAGGTCGTGGCCACCGCCCTGCCGGCCCCGCTGCGCCGCGGCGAGCCGCTGGCCGACACCCAGCGCTGGGGCTGGCAACTGACCGGACAGGGCCTGGCCCAGCTGCCGCGGCTGCGCAGCGGCACCCGCCCGCAGCGGCTGGCGAGCCTGCTCGCCGACGGCGCGTTGGACGAGGACCGGCTGGACACTGTCATGGAGGACTGGCGCAGTGCTGCGCGGGCACTGGAAAAGAACGGCCGCGCCGAACGGGTTCCACTGGCTGCTGCCACGCCACCACCGGCCCCGCCCTCGCCGCTGCAGCCCAACGACCAGCAGCAGGCCGCGATCGACGCCATTGCCGCCGCCAGCGGCTTCCAGCCATTCCTGCTCGATGGCGTCACCGGCAGCGGCAAGACCGAGGTCTACCTGCAGGCCATCGCCGCCTGCGTGGCCCGGGGCCGGCAGGCACTGGTGCTGGTGCCCGAGATCGGCCTGACCCCGCAAACCCTGGCCCGCTTCCGCAACCGTCTCGGCGTGCCGGTGCATGCACTGCATTCGGGACTGGGCGATGGCGAACGCGCCCGGGTCTGGGCGGCGGCCTGGCGTGGCGAGGCCCAGGTCATCGTCGGCACCCGCTCCGCGGTGTTCACGCCCTTGCCGCGGGCCGGGCTGATCGTGGTCGACGAGGAACACGATGGCAGCTACAAGCAGCAGGACGGCATCCGCTACCACGCCCGCGACTTCGCCCTGGTGCGCGGCAAGGCGCTGGACGTGCCGGTGATCCTCGGCAGCGCCACGCCCTCATTGGAGACCCTGCACAACGCCCGTGCCGGCCGTTACCGGCACCTGCGGCTGAAACAGCGCGCGGGCGAGGCCCGGCCGCCGGCGGTGCGGGTGATCGACGTGCGCAAGCGCCCGCTGCGCGACGGGCTCTCGCCCGAGGTGCTGGCCGGCATCACCCAGCACCTGCAGGCCGGCAGCCAGGTGCTGGTGTTCAAGAACCGCCGCGGCTATGCGCCGGCACTGCTGTGCCACGACTGCGGCTGGACCGCGCCGTGCAAGCGCTGCGATGCCTCGATGACCGTGCACGGCGCCGGCCGCCGCCTGCAGTGCCACCACTGCGGCGCGCGCCAGCCGGTGCCGCTGGCCTGCCCGGACTGCGCCAGCCTGGCGCTGCAGCCGCAGGGCATCGGTACCGAGCGGCTTGAAGAACGCCTGCTGGCCGAATTCCCCGACGTCCCGGTCCTGCGCATCGATCGCAGCACCACGGCCCGGCGCGATGCGCTGGAACAGACCCTGGCTACGCTCGGTGACCAGTCCGGCATCCTGGTAGGCACCCAGATCCTGGCCAAGGGCCACGACCTGCCGCGGCTGACCCTGGTGGTGGTGGTCGGCATCGATGAAGGCCTGTTCTCGGCCGACTTCCGCGCCAGCGAAAAGCTGGCCCAGCAGCTGATCCAGGTCGCCGGGCGCGCCGGCCGCGCCGAGCGCCCGGGTGAGGTCTGGCTGCAGACCCACCATCCGGGCAACGCGCTGCTGGCCACGCTGATCAATGGCGGCTACCACGCCTTTGCCGATGCCGAACTGGCCCAGCGCGAAGCCGCCGGCTTCCCGCCCTTCAGCCACCTGGCGCTGTTGCGCGCCGAGGCCAAGCAGGTGGAAGTGGCCAATGCCTTCCTCGCCGCGGTACGCGCGCACTTGCCGGCGGACCCGGCGATCGAGGCCCATGGACCGATGCCGGCACCGATGCCGCGTCGCGCCGGCTTCCAGCGCACCCAGTTGCTGCTGTCGGCCGCCCAGCGTCCGCCGCTGCACCAGGTACTGGACCCGCTGGTACCGGCCATCCACGCCCTGCCCGAGGCGCGCCGCGTGCGCTGGTCACTGGACGTGGACCCGGTCGACCTCTACTGA
- a CDS encoding DUF3106 domain-containing protein, giving the protein MPTNKLLLALLALLALLALLAALLLVPVAHAAPPLPATVSGASQTPAAVAPAPRAVPDWSTLTPAQQRELRMQYAAWRALDESERQRVRHAAAAYAALPGDRRSALQVQFRNQDRLYRDGWRLGPRLGAAWPKLQPLLGYLPDGQRGPMLALLRQLDEKQLQQLVLLSQRTPPQDRERVRAGLLATTAANRDAWLQAQVVR; this is encoded by the coding sequence ATGCCGACGAATAAGTTGCTGCTGGCCCTGCTGGCCCTGCTGGCCCTGCTGGCCCTGCTGGCGGCCCTGCTGCTGGTACCGGTGGCCCACGCCGCGCCGCCGCTGCCGGCAACCGTGTCCGGGGCCAGCCAAACCCCGGCCGCGGTTGCCCCCGCGCCGCGCGCGGTCCCGGACTGGTCCACGCTGACCCCGGCGCAGCAGCGCGAACTGCGGATGCAATACGCCGCCTGGCGGGCACTGGACGAATCCGAGCGGCAGCGGGTCCGCCACGCCGCGGCCGCGTACGCGGCGCTGCCGGGCGATCGGCGTTCGGCGCTGCAGGTGCAGTTCCGCAACCAGGACCGCCTGTACCGCGATGGCTGGCGGCTGGGCCCGCGGCTGGGTGCGGCCTGGCCCAAGCTGCAGCCGCTGCTGGGCTACCTGCCCGACGGCCAGCGCGGGCCGATGCTGGCCCTGCTCCGTCAGCTCGATGAAAAGCAGCTGCAGCAGCTGGTGCTGCTCTCCCAGCGCACCCCACCGCAGGACCGCGAGCGCGTGCGGGCCGGCCTGCTGGCCACCACCGCCGCCAACCGCGATGCCTGGCTGCAGGCGCAGGTCGTGCGCTGA
- a CDS encoding SDR family oxidoreductase, with amino-acid sequence MSQRWRLDGQTALVTGASAGIGLAIARELAGFGADLMLVARDAGMLETVRDELADAFPDRQIHGLAADVSDDEDRQAILDWVEDHADGLHLLVNNAGGNITKPANDYSEDEWRGIFETNLFSAFELSRYAHPLLARHASSAIVNVGSVSGITHVRSGVVYGMTKAAMQQMTRNLACEWAEDGVRVNSVAPWYIRTRRTSGPLSDPDYYEEVIARTPMRRIGEPEEVAAAVGFLCLPASSYITGECIAVDGGFLRYGF; translated from the coding sequence GTGAGCCAGCGTTGGCGATTGGATGGACAGACCGCGTTGGTCACCGGGGCAAGCGCCGGCATCGGACTGGCCATTGCCCGCGAGCTGGCCGGCTTCGGCGCCGACCTGATGCTGGTGGCACGCGATGCGGGAATGCTGGAAACCGTGCGCGACGAGCTGGCCGATGCCTTCCCCGACCGGCAGATCCACGGCCTGGCCGCCGACGTCTCCGATGATGAGGACCGTCAGGCGATCCTGGACTGGGTCGAGGACCACGCCGACGGCCTGCACCTGCTGGTCAACAACGCCGGCGGCAACATCACCAAGCCGGCCAACGACTACTCCGAGGATGAGTGGCGCGGCATCTTCGAGACCAACCTGTTCTCGGCCTTCGAGCTGTCGCGCTATGCCCATCCGCTGCTGGCCCGGCACGCGTCCTCGGCCATCGTCAATGTCGGCTCGGTCTCGGGCATCACCCACGTGCGCAGCGGCGTGGTCTACGGCATGACCAAGGCGGCGATGCAGCAGATGACCCGCAACCTGGCCTGCGAATGGGCCGAGGACGGCGTTCGCGTGAACTCGGTGGCGCCCTGGTACATCCGCACCCGCCGTACCTCCGGCCCGCTGTCCGATCCGGACTACTACGAGGAAGTGATTGCGCGCACGCCGATGCGCCGCATCGGCGAACCGGAGGAAGTGGCCGCGGCCGTCGGTTTCCTGTGCCTGCCGGCCTCCAGCTACATCACCGGCGAATGCATTGCCGTGGACGGCGGTTTCCTGCGCTACGGATTCTGA
- a CDS encoding Sua5/YciO/YrdC/YwlC family protein yields the protein MKELDLASAIACLHQGGVMAYPTEAVWGLGCDPRNHAAVSRLLALKQRPVEKGLIMVAADIGQLQRWVRLDALPDDRRAEVLDSWPGPNTWIIPAGELTPEWIRGEHAGVAVRVSAHPLVAALCRAWQGPLVSTSANRAGEPPARSRDQLDPVLLQGLDGVLDGATGELGQPTRIRDALSGDTLRL from the coding sequence ATGAAAGAACTCGACCTCGCCAGCGCCATCGCCTGCCTGCACCAGGGCGGCGTGATGGCCTATCCCACCGAAGCCGTCTGGGGCCTGGGCTGCGATCCGCGCAACCATGCCGCGGTGAGCCGGCTGCTTGCGCTCAAGCAGCGGCCGGTGGAAAAGGGCCTGATCATGGTTGCCGCCGACATCGGCCAGCTGCAGCGCTGGGTGCGCCTGGACGCCCTGCCCGACGATCGCCGTGCCGAGGTGCTGGACAGCTGGCCCGGTCCCAATACCTGGATCATTCCCGCCGGCGAGCTGACCCCGGAGTGGATCCGCGGCGAACATGCCGGCGTGGCCGTGCGGGTCAGCGCCCACCCGCTGGTGGCCGCACTGTGCCGGGCCTGGCAGGGTCCGCTGGTTTCCACCAGCGCCAACCGCGCCGGCGAGCCGCCGGCACGCAGCCGCGACCAGCTCGACCCGGTCCTGCTGCAGGGCCTGGACGGCGTGCTCGATGGCGCTACCGGCGAGCTGGGCCAACCCACGCGCATCCGCGATGCACTCAGCGGGGACACCCTGCGCCTCTGA
- a CDS encoding MATE family efflux transporter, which produces MSLLAPARPRFLGEVRKTGLLALPLVLGHVSTGLISFVDNVIAGHHSTDTFAAVSIGTALLWLPMLVPIGTLISLTASVSQLNGGGRHERIGPLFRQALWLSLLLSAGMFVFLSVVPALLPAFGIAPDIIPGATGFLHAIRWGVPALTLYFCMRYLSEGMHWTLPTMVLGFGGLLVLAPLGWALTNGRAGFPEMGATGLGIASAVTMWLQAGAFALYLARTRRFANLQLFARFDGPDGRAIGDLLRTGLPIGITVLMEGGLFIVTALLIGRIGATEAAAHQIAINVAQLCFMIPMGVGEATTVRVGHAVGRQDGMGVRRAVWAGVAIVLVTQLLSITVLLLGHNAVVRLYTDDLGVASLAAILLLYAAAFQLPDGIQVLSAGALRGLKDTRVPMFIAMLAYWGIGMPLGAGLGLGLGMGPQGMWIGLILGLASAAVMMGWRLSVSSRRVPSHRHP; this is translated from the coding sequence ATGTCCCTGCTTGCTCCTGCCCGTCCACGCTTCCTCGGGGAAGTGCGGAAGACCGGGCTGCTGGCCCTGCCCCTGGTCCTGGGGCATGTTTCCACCGGCCTGATCTCCTTCGTCGACAACGTCATTGCCGGCCACCACAGCACCGATACCTTTGCCGCGGTCAGCATCGGTACGGCGCTGCTGTGGCTGCCGATGCTGGTGCCGATCGGCACCCTGATCTCGCTCACCGCCTCGGTGTCGCAGCTCAACGGCGGCGGCCGACACGAGCGCATCGGCCCGCTGTTCCGGCAGGCCCTGTGGCTGTCGCTGCTGCTGTCGGCCGGCATGTTCGTGTTCCTCAGCGTGGTGCCGGCGCTGCTGCCGGCCTTCGGCATCGCGCCTGACATCATCCCCGGGGCCACCGGCTTCCTGCATGCGATCCGCTGGGGCGTGCCGGCGCTGACCCTGTACTTCTGCATGCGCTACCTCAGCGAGGGCATGCACTGGACGCTGCCGACGATGGTGCTGGGTTTTGGCGGGCTGCTGGTGCTGGCGCCGCTGGGCTGGGCCCTGACCAATGGCCGCGCCGGCTTCCCCGAAATGGGGGCCACCGGCCTGGGCATCGCCTCGGCGGTGACGATGTGGCTGCAGGCCGGCGCCTTCGCGCTGTACCTGGCGCGTACCAGGCGCTTTGCCAACCTGCAGTTGTTCGCCCGTTTCGATGGCCCGGACGGCCGCGCCATCGGCGACCTGCTGCGTACCGGCCTGCCGATCGGCATCACCGTGCTGATGGAAGGCGGGCTGTTCATCGTCACCGCGCTGCTGATCGGTCGCATCGGTGCCACCGAGGCGGCCGCGCACCAGATCGCGATCAACGTGGCGCAGCTGTGTTTCATGATCCCGATGGGCGTGGGCGAGGCGACCACGGTGCGGGTCGGCCATGCGGTCGGCCGCCAGGACGGAATGGGCGTGCGCCGTGCGGTCTGGGCGGGCGTGGCGATCGTGCTGGTCACCCAGCTGCTGTCGATCACCGTGCTGCTGCTCGGCCACAACGCCGTGGTGCGGCTGTACACCGATGACCTGGGTGTGGCCTCGCTGGCGGCGATCCTGCTGCTGTACGCGGCCGCGTTCCAACTGCCCGACGGCATCCAGGTGCTCAGTGCCGGCGCGCTGCGCGGGCTCAAGGACACCCGCGTGCCGATGTTCATCGCCATGCTCGCCTACTGGGGCATCGGCATGCCGCTGGGCGCCGGGCTTGGCCTGGGGCTGGGCATGGGCCCGCAGGGCATGTGGATCGGCCTGATCCTGGGCCTGGCCAGCGCGGCGGTGATGATGGGCTGGCGCCTGTCGGTCAGCAGCCGCCGGGTGCCGAGCCACCGCCACCCCTGA